In the genome of Fluviispira vulneris, one region contains:
- a CDS encoding S41 family peptidase has translation MKKLILCSSLILLSACGKKNNEFDVNSVITNPDHGKVINTVAYMFDNYYVHDKGGNSAADIRKVNNSFGKEMFYNKIEEVFFKQKDAHTVFYKPSKCFSKGVHPNNLSLELAEENGQKKIVVASLNTTMHSVKNFGDKDFINYILSLSQLRVGDVITEINGVNVLQALNKIKTITYGANSNAEELRSLNYLMYRNGAIHEFPSEDQFVLSLERGGRKIRIPSHSFIDPNCNRDEKGIRLQSDFTDDELPSKPSLNFLKKGYNPILDNDIVKKYSNIEKFENIAYFKISTFDLDINDDDKAREEENRILYGLDTKLSQIDLDTIVIDLRNNGGGSIRFADNLARLFYDKDSKYPFYPMEFRLKNTKGNLELVNKFLAYERNVLLDFASEYAFWKQDLEDAAQNGWQYTKPRALTQDYEINKVYRSRFTKLNNKKIIILTNAKCFSACDQFVAIMKDQNLATKIVGENKFTAGGGANVISWELLVEKNFVERLPGNTEMTFSWRDMQSRIHNGTAHRAIEGNGTQADCVIPKTIEEIKEKTDSLNSKYIQKVISAVKENKC, from the coding sequence ATGAAAAAGTTGATTTTATGCTCTTCACTTATTCTGCTTTCAGCCTGTGGAAAAAAAAATAATGAGTTTGATGTGAACAGCGTGATAACAAATCCGGATCATGGTAAGGTCATAAACACTGTTGCTTATATGTTTGATAATTATTATGTGCATGACAAAGGGGGTAACAGTGCTGCAGATATTAGAAAAGTAAATAATTCATTTGGCAAAGAAATGTTTTACAATAAAATTGAAGAAGTATTTTTTAAACAAAAAGATGCTCACACAGTATTTTATAAGCCGAGTAAGTGCTTTTCAAAAGGTGTGCACCCCAATAACTTATCATTAGAATTAGCCGAAGAAAATGGGCAGAAAAAAATTGTAGTTGCTTCTTTAAATACGACAATGCATTCCGTTAAAAATTTTGGTGATAAAGATTTTATTAATTATATTCTATCGTTGTCGCAATTACGAGTTGGAGATGTCATAACTGAAATAAATGGAGTCAATGTTCTACAAGCTTTGAATAAGATTAAGACAATTACTTATGGTGCAAATTCAAACGCAGAAGAATTAAGAAGCTTAAATTATTTAATGTATAGAAATGGTGCCATTCATGAATTTCCAAGTGAAGATCAATTTGTCCTTTCGCTTGAAAGGGGGGGTAGAAAAATTCGCATACCATCACATTCATTTATAGATCCAAATTGTAATAGAGATGAAAAAGGCATAAGATTGCAGTCTGATTTTACGGATGACGAATTACCGAGTAAACCTTCACTCAATTTTTTAAAAAAAGGGTATAATCCAATATTAGACAATGATATTGTGAAAAAATATTCTAATATTGAAAAGTTTGAAAATATCGCTTATTTTAAAATATCAACTTTTGATTTAGATATAAATGATGATGATAAAGCGAGGGAAGAAGAAAATAGGATACTTTATGGACTCGATACAAAATTAAGCCAAATAGACTTAGACACGATTGTAATTGATCTAAGAAATAATGGTGGGGGATCGATTCGATTTGCTGATAATCTTGCTAGGCTATTTTATGACAAAGATTCGAAATACCCTTTTTATCCAATGGAATTTAGATTAAAAAATACCAAAGGTAACTTAGAACTAGTGAATAAATTCTTGGCTTATGAAAGGAATGTATTATTGGATTTTGCGAGTGAATATGCATTCTGGAAACAAGATTTAGAAGATGCTGCGCAAAATGGATGGCAATACACAAAGCCAAGAGCTTTAACTCAAGATTACGAAATCAATAAAGTATACAGAAGTCGCTTTACGAAATTGAATAACAAAAAAATTATTATTTTGACAAATGCTAAATGTTTTTCAGCCTGCGATCAATTTGTGGCAATTATGAAGGATCAAAATCTTGCAACGAAAATAGTTGGTGAAAACAAGTTCACAGCTGGAGGTGGAGCCAATGTTATATCTTGGGAATTGTTAGTAGAGAAAAATTTTGTCGAAAGATTACCAGGTAATACGGAAATGACCTTTTCCTGGCGAGATATGCAAAGCAGAATTCATAATGGCACAGCGCATCGTGCAATTGAAGGAAATGGTACCCAGGCAGATTGTGTCATCCCAAAAACGATAGAAGAGATTAAAGAAAAGACAGACAGTTTAAATTCAAAATATATTCAAAAAGTTATTTCAGCAGTAAAGGAAAATAAATGTTAA
- a CDS encoding tRNA dihydrouridine synthase has product MSFFNQPIQLGNLTLKNRVFLAPLAGVTDVPFRRICQELGAGLTYVEMLSATAIAYKNKRTFEMMARHSSESILGVQVTGPSAEQVAHAVSVLDQQSFDTIDINMGCPVRKVVTAGCGSGILREPERISKTVELARNATSRPLSAKFRLGYTREEVNVVNTVERVLAENVDMFTIHGRTRSESYSTPCDIKGIKLAMDTALSKEKSVIKVGNGDIFDYVSAHKMHEETACDAVMVSRGALGNPWIFKEILLGQTVQPEFAEWLDLVLRHLAYQEEFFGKTKLAAILARKHLLWYTKGFPSSKSLRDVLNRVEDLDEARTHLKNYASNIAKDCIRFAGSASELTSDYDPKYEMDRKLDRGVGDEGMEEQVNS; this is encoded by the coding sequence ATGAGTTTTTTTAATCAACCTATTCAGTTGGGCAATCTAACCCTGAAAAATCGAGTGTTCTTAGCACCGCTTGCGGGAGTTACAGATGTGCCTTTCCGCCGAATTTGTCAGGAATTAGGAGCAGGATTAACATATGTCGAAATGCTTTCTGCCACTGCAATTGCTTATAAAAATAAAAGAACCTTCGAAATGATGGCGCGGCATAGCTCGGAAAGTATTTTAGGTGTGCAAGTCACTGGGCCTAGTGCTGAGCAAGTGGCACATGCCGTTTCGGTTCTTGATCAGCAAAGTTTTGATACTATTGATATAAATATGGGTTGCCCCGTCCGCAAGGTGGTGACTGCGGGCTGTGGCAGTGGTATTTTAAGAGAACCTGAAAGAATCAGCAAAACGGTTGAACTCGCTCGGAACGCAACATCTCGTCCCCTTTCCGCAAAATTTCGCTTGGGTTACACACGTGAGGAAGTTAATGTTGTGAACACTGTTGAACGAGTGTTGGCTGAAAACGTTGACATGTTTACAATTCATGGCCGCACCCGCTCGGAAAGTTATTCCACTCCCTGCGACATAAAGGGAATTAAGTTAGCCATGGATACCGCTCTCAGTAAGGAAAAGTCTGTTATTAAAGTTGGTAATGGCGACATTTTCGACTATGTCTCAGCCCATAAAATGCACGAAGAAACAGCCTGTGATGCTGTGATGGTGAGCCGCGGTGCACTCGGCAATCCTTGGATATTTAAAGAAATTTTACTTGGTCAAACTGTACAGCCAGAGTTCGCTGAATGGCTAGACCTTGTCCTCAGGCATTTGGCTTATCAAGAAGAGTTTTTTGGAAAAACAAAATTGGCTGCTATATTGGCCCGTAAACATTTGCTTTGGTATACGAAAGGTTTTCCTTCAAGTAAAAGCTTACGCGATGTACTAAATAGAGTTGAAGATCTCGATGAAGCCCGCACACATCTTAAAAATTATGCTTCGAATATTGCAAAAGACTGCATCCGCTTTGCAGGCTCTGCTTCAGAATTAACTAGTGACTATGATCCTAAATATGAAATGGATAGAAAACTCGATCGCGGAGTTGGGGATGAAGGAATGGAAGAGCAAGTGAATTCTTAA
- the rlmN gene encoding 23S rRNA (adenine(2503)-C(2))-methyltransferase RlmN: MNSFFGTERKELEGKIAESFGVPKAKLRAETLFRKVYKQNPLADYDFSELNQEVIAWFKNNYLLSVPLEISEIQTSTHDGSVKFAMRLKSDGRWVESVLIPERGRLTQCISTQVGCAQACRFCQTGRMGLMRSLSSEEIVGQVILAEKWRRENPDFHVASYQRISNIVYMGMGEPLDNIDNVIKSTQIFCDNLGLNFSPNKVTVSTVGLMPALDRILNETKVAVALSLHSPFEEERSKVMPVNLRHPLTQVIDTLRKHALSGTRTSFMIQYTLLRGINDSEQHAKALVSLLQGVGAKINLIPLNEHEGAAFRRPDLGRVYQFQQILKNSGMVATVRLSKGRDIQAACGQLIKNKVKS, encoded by the coding sequence ATGAATTCATTTTTCGGGACGGAGCGTAAGGAACTTGAGGGAAAAATTGCTGAATCATTTGGCGTTCCAAAAGCAAAATTACGGGCTGAAACCTTATTTCGAAAAGTCTATAAACAAAATCCACTCGCAGACTATGATTTTTCTGAACTGAACCAAGAAGTCATTGCATGGTTTAAAAACAATTACTTACTTTCTGTTCCCTTAGAGATCTCAGAGATTCAAACGAGTACCCATGATGGGTCGGTTAAGTTTGCAATGCGCCTAAAGAGTGATGGTAGATGGGTTGAAAGCGTGCTTATTCCAGAACGGGGGCGTTTGACGCAGTGTATATCAACCCAAGTTGGCTGTGCACAAGCCTGTCGTTTTTGTCAGACAGGTCGTATGGGACTCATGCGCAGTCTTTCGAGCGAGGAAATAGTAGGACAGGTTATTCTCGCTGAAAAATGGCGGCGTGAGAATCCCGATTTTCATGTGGCAAGTTACCAAAGAATCTCAAATATCGTTTATATGGGAATGGGTGAACCTCTTGATAATATAGATAATGTAATTAAAAGCACCCAGATTTTTTGCGACAATTTGGGGCTTAATTTCTCACCAAATAAAGTCACTGTCAGCACAGTTGGTCTAATGCCAGCACTTGATAGGATTTTAAATGAAACGAAAGTAGCTGTTGCTCTTTCACTCCATTCTCCCTTCGAGGAGGAGCGCTCAAAAGTCATGCCTGTGAACCTGCGCCATCCGTTGACTCAAGTGATTGATACACTGAGAAAGCATGCTTTATCTGGCACGCGGACTTCATTTATGATACAATACACACTCTTGCGCGGTATAAACGACAGCGAACAGCATGCAAAGGCATTAGTTTCCTTATTACAAGGAGTTGGGGCCAAAATAAACCTTATTCCTTTAAATGAACATGAAGGAGCTGCGTTTCGTAGACCTGACTTAGGCCGCGTATACCAATTTCAACAAATTCTAAAAAATTCTGGAATGGTTGCGACAGTACGTCTGTCAAAAGGCAGAGATATTCAAGCAGCATGCGGACAATTGATAAAAAATAAGGTAAAATCATGA
- a CDS encoding DUF4301 family protein, with product MQVESDKTSKKKSSHNCSLNKELINENNLDFHKINIHHSRIIQALNNEINTTIPIMGACTTNNGGIISWKLVTRILSTTFHSSLRKFQKNSMRYWRENYLLTCIPAAGAASRFFSDLQKFTIAIESKIPEFKNSLNLFLNHNFKEKLSLENRKQIQSILANVKITTEMSSLYEGMHEQEKENIKVCIEQFYNFLSQFVVLGKTDEKFINKYENLINLCDIENRKKDYIKRISQSESSIRTPWDYNKNLTKIKSQDNTTNFKTPFNKNKNLSNSHWMERISAQTLFLNKETTASHDPSIYLGTQEKTILKTYAACCVLLQKYAHLPKALVPTTTEGDSFLMLKLAEQIGLLPSLGNILVVPAFMKSEFEKEIDRLKPILQENISDIFALRNSPFAPQWLKENRKINGEWVVFEQGRNLSTIRFNMDGTPYTDENGKYVPVSAGHGELIHLFDEFTKQFPEAECLHIRNIDNVIGSSLDRTAELNIPAEFFKIIRDCIEYLRAQVEDYLFNEQKKKSDSRLHNETAFQVLSYLAHFIDESIANEALDACFDAQSTFIGLAHQSLYKVLGNLFHWQPLENHTTELEAWEQTMQWLDNPISVFGVVRKEVADVGGGPVFAALPDGTTIKLCLEMPHANEEDASEYFGPRGNATHFNPVLAFFELKTHTRAFENTPSVGKKVEFSKLFDERFWLLSKREYKGTPVCYHETVLHELIGNSATTNLVFIEVPRTLFRPHKSFFDSLGNDRRAYGFDETLATTETRNF from the coding sequence ATGCAAGTTGAAAGTGATAAGACTTCAAAAAAGAAATCAAGTCATAACTGCTCGCTGAATAAAGAATTGATAAATGAAAATAATCTCGATTTTCATAAAATAAATATTCATCATTCTAGAATTATTCAGGCACTTAATAACGAAATAAATACAACTATTCCTATCATGGGTGCATGCACAACCAACAATGGTGGGATCATTTCTTGGAAACTTGTTACACGAATATTATCAACAACGTTTCATTCTAGTTTACGCAAATTTCAAAAAAATTCTATGCGCTATTGGAGAGAAAATTATTTATTAACTTGTATTCCAGCAGCAGGAGCAGCATCCCGTTTCTTTAGTGATTTACAAAAATTTACAATCGCAATTGAATCAAAAATCCCTGAGTTTAAAAATTCTTTAAATCTATTTCTAAATCACAATTTCAAAGAGAAGCTTTCATTAGAAAATAGAAAACAAATACAAAGCATCCTAGCAAATGTAAAAATAACAACAGAAATGTCTTCGCTTTATGAAGGCATGCATGAACAAGAAAAAGAAAATATTAAAGTATGTATTGAGCAGTTTTATAATTTTTTAAGTCAATTTGTTGTATTAGGAAAAACAGATGAAAAATTTATAAACAAATATGAAAATTTAATAAATTTATGCGACATAGAGAATAGAAAAAAAGATTATATAAAAAGAATTTCTCAATCGGAAAGCAGTATCCGCACTCCATGGGACTACAATAAGAATTTAACAAAAATAAAAAGTCAGGATAATACTACAAATTTTAAAACGCCATTTAATAAAAATAAAAACTTGAGCAACTCCCATTGGATGGAGAGAATTTCGGCTCAAACATTATTTTTAAATAAAGAAACAACCGCATCGCATGACCCTTCTATATATTTAGGTACACAAGAAAAAACCATATTAAAAACTTATGCTGCATGCTGTGTATTATTACAAAAATATGCACACCTTCCAAAAGCACTTGTGCCAACAACTACAGAAGGTGATTCTTTTCTCATGCTCAAATTAGCAGAACAAATTGGTCTGTTACCTTCTCTTGGAAATATTCTTGTCGTCCCTGCTTTTATGAAAAGTGAATTTGAAAAAGAAATTGATAGATTAAAACCTATATTACAAGAAAATATAAGTGATATATTTGCACTACGCAATTCACCATTTGCCCCACAGTGGTTAAAAGAAAATCGCAAAATAAATGGAGAATGGGTTGTTTTTGAGCAAGGTAGAAATCTTTCCACCATTCGATTTAATATGGATGGCACCCCCTATACGGATGAAAATGGAAAATATGTACCCGTTTCCGCAGGTCACGGTGAACTCATCCATTTATTTGATGAATTCACCAAACAGTTTCCAGAAGCTGAGTGTTTGCATATCCGTAATATTGATAACGTAATCGGTTCCTCTCTCGACAGAACTGCAGAGCTTAATATTCCAGCAGAGTTTTTTAAGATTATACGCGACTGTATTGAATATTTACGCGCTCAGGTAGAAGACTATTTATTTAATGAACAAAAAAAGAAATCCGACAGCAGATTGCATAATGAAACAGCATTCCAAGTGCTCAGTTACCTTGCTCACTTTATCGACGAGAGTATTGCCAATGAAGCGCTTGATGCTTGTTTCGATGCTCAATCAACATTTATTGGCTTGGCACATCAGTCACTCTACAAAGTACTTGGCAATTTATTTCATTGGCAACCTTTAGAAAATCACACCACAGAACTTGAGGCATGGGAACAAACCATGCAATGGCTCGACAATCCTATTTCTGTTTTCGGGGTTGTGCGCAAAGAAGTGGCGGATGTGGGTGGAGGTCCTGTTTTTGCCGCCCTTCCTGATGGGACAACAATAAAACTTTGTCTTGAAATGCCTCACGCCAACGAAGAAGACGCTAGTGAATATTTTGGCCCACGTGGGAATGCAACACATTTTAATCCTGTACTCGCCTTTTTTGAACTCAAAACACATACGCGTGCATTTGAAAACACACCCTCTGTGGGCAAAAAAGTTGAATTTTCCAAACTTTTTGACGAACGTTTTTGGCTATTGAGCAAGCGTGAATACAAAGGCACACCTGTGTGCTATCATGAAACTGTCTTGCATGAACTTATTGGCAATTCAGCAACGACTAACCTAGTATTTATTGAAGTTCCACGCACATTATTTAGACCACATAAGTCTTTTTTTGACTCACTTGGGAATGACAGACGGGCATATGGTTTTGACGAAACTTTGGCAACAACAGAAACCCGAAATTTCTAA
- a CDS encoding gamma-glutamyl-gamma-aminobutyrate hydrolase family protein (Members of this family of hydrolases with an active site Cys residue belong to MEROPS family C26.): MQPIRNSYTQYLTGRKLEKGKSKETALQECVNEVNEHIVKGAIHTRNIQDILRICVCKKTDDRKIFSENFIKNITELNKNENFIFKKIFPRSLQKFLAFLFITFESNRNTFDKPKESLLNIKLLNIKSFKAWLKENLNLSEKTYTNIIEQHYISNIFLNTENKVSLGRKFCNKVQFEYHKNKNAMTIGLLWNFEVNGYTTPKVRNIIENQFFYNALLIDQFLKSVNVTALEIEIKSIPKRSGSLSTNEFLEYLLEHSNSLPEVNKIKKYCYENADKSDGIIIPGGSDIEDYVYSHVNKTCDPYLDIRRTLADLFLIHRCVTKGIPLLGICRGCQIINVYFGGTIESVNDEHSLINTKNFNVVAKEDTRFKIFDENSLHSGVSLHRQCIEKLGDKLTVTSVSADNAYVVKSIETKMGSLVLGVQFHPEFYNGMKKFCRLNIQKSKELMFSNRQIFIYFFQTCQTYRNKKVYLKEVNKLFADVKEA; encoded by the coding sequence ATGCAACCCATACGAAATTCTTACACTCAGTACTTAACTGGGCGGAAACTTGAAAAAGGCAAAAGCAAAGAAACAGCTCTGCAGGAATGTGTCAATGAAGTCAACGAACATATTGTCAAAGGAGCTATCCACACTCGTAATATTCAAGACATTTTAAGAATATGTGTGTGTAAAAAAACAGATGACAGAAAAATTTTTAGCGAAAACTTTATAAAAAATATCACAGAGCTGAACAAAAATGAAAATTTTATATTTAAGAAAATTTTTCCGCGCAGTTTACAGAAATTTTTAGCTTTTCTCTTTATCACCTTCGAGTCCAATCGCAATACTTTTGACAAACCAAAGGAATCCTTGCTCAATATTAAATTGCTCAATATCAAATCCTTTAAAGCCTGGCTGAAAGAGAACCTCAATCTTTCGGAAAAGACCTATACAAATATTATTGAGCAACATTATATCAGCAATATATTTCTAAACACAGAAAATAAAGTCTCTTTAGGGCGAAAGTTTTGTAATAAAGTCCAATTCGAATATCACAAAAATAAAAATGCCATGACCATTGGTCTCCTGTGGAATTTCGAAGTCAATGGCTATACGACTCCTAAAGTTCGGAATATAATAGAAAATCAATTTTTCTACAATGCACTCTTGATTGATCAATTTTTAAAGTCGGTCAATGTCACAGCACTTGAAATAGAAATAAAATCTATTCCTAAACGCTCAGGCTCACTCAGCACCAATGAATTTCTTGAGTATTTGCTTGAACATTCCAATAGCTTACCTGAAGTGAATAAAATAAAAAAATATTGTTATGAAAATGCCGATAAATCCGATGGAATTATTATTCCCGGAGGCAGTGATATTGAAGATTATGTCTATTCCCATGTGAATAAAACCTGTGACCCATACCTGGATATTAGAAGAACATTGGCTGACCTTTTTCTCATTCACCGGTGTGTCACTAAGGGAATTCCTTTGCTTGGCATTTGCCGAGGCTGTCAAATTATAAATGTTTATTTTGGGGGAACGATTGAAAGTGTCAATGACGAACACAGTCTTATCAATACCAAAAATTTTAATGTCGTAGCCAAAGAAGACACCCGCTTTAAGATATTCGATGAAAATTCTCTGCACAGTGGTGTTTCTTTACACCGCCAGTGTATTGAAAAATTGGGCGATAAACTGACTGTAACTTCCGTTTCTGCTGACAATGCTTATGTGGTAAAATCTATAGAAACAAAAATGGGTTCACTCGTCTTGGGAGTTCAATTTCACCCAGAGTTTTATAATGGCATGAAAAAATTCTGTCGGTTAAATATTCAAAAATCGAAGGAATTGATGTTCAGCAATAGACAAATATTTATTTATTTCTTTCAAACTTGTCAAACTTATCGTAACAAAAAAGTCTACTTAAAAGAAGTAAATAAATTATTCGCTGATGTGAAAGAAGCTTAG
- a CDS encoding Bax inhibitor-1/YccA family protein has translation MRFNRFQKSNDNWMNVAVKNEVVQSSASKTIAGVYGWMTLGVFLSALSGVGLIQTGAIQSILSFGSGAVIGLFIVQMALVMGMSFAAEKLSSQALKGMFLLYSLLTGVTFSIIMVVYPIGNVISLFFVAALGFAGLALFGAVTKKNLGFMSTFLFMGLLMVVGASVVNVFVQSEMLNSFAGWAGILVFSGLTAYDSQRIREGSYALAEQTSGNNEAMSKFMIFGALTMYLNFINLFLSLLRIFGGRRD, from the coding sequence ATGAGATTTAATCGATTTCAAAAGAGTAATGATAATTGGATGAATGTAGCGGTAAAAAATGAAGTTGTTCAATCTTCTGCAAGCAAAACGATTGCTGGGGTTTATGGTTGGATGACTTTAGGTGTGTTCTTAAGTGCACTTTCTGGGGTTGGGCTTATTCAAACAGGCGCTATTCAATCCATTTTAAGTTTTGGCAGTGGTGCTGTAATAGGTTTGTTCATCGTCCAAATGGCTCTTGTTATGGGAATGAGTTTTGCGGCAGAAAAGTTGAGTTCGCAAGCCTTAAAAGGAATGTTTTTGCTTTATTCCTTGCTCACAGGTGTTACATTTTCCATCATTATGGTTGTTTACCCAATTGGTAACGTTATTTCCCTGTTTTTTGTTGCCGCACTCGGTTTTGCAGGCTTAGCTCTATTTGGGGCTGTTACCAAAAAGAATTTAGGCTTCATGAGCACATTTCTTTTTATGGGACTTTTAATGGTCGTAGGAGCAAGCGTTGTAAATGTCTTTGTGCAGAGTGAAATGTTAAACTCCTTTGCAGGTTGGGCAGGAATCCTCGTTTTTTCCGGCTTAACTGCCTATGATTCCCAACGTATACGCGAAGGTTCTTATGCATTGGCAGAGCAAACCTCAGGCAACAACGAAGCTATGAGTAAATTCATGATCTTTGGTGCTTTGACCATGTATCTTAACTTTATCAACCTTTTTCTCAGTTTGCTCAGAATATTTGGCGGCAGAAGAGATTAA
- a CDS encoding ABC transporter substrate-binding protein, whose product MKKLIHKNRIKFIIYILSGLAILFFILEDKDIKIFMNTNNFPRNETLTISLSDVQQIPWATADTYTFELETFGAAVFGSLVELNETGMKRSTQNDILLKEYVCDRNICHLELKKGIYFHNSREVNAYDLEFSLVRELFSYENDSFAYSMLKDIDGIEEFFKQKAEIKNYKEFEKIKYPTGYIKGIEVIDKYNIKFYLKNYNNYIVQTLSTAFLPIVPIEELKEDGLEWKNLPIGFGRYKIISSDLKKYQFMLERVNSNDDICKYIRIVFGQHKDIDIRIATQDIPYNKEHEDIFKLPGVYGNGGFLFNYKTRLGQNENFRKAIHYALDRKKIAQSSLFNEITPENQLIPNYGLFVFYRADVPISEQNMQKALYHLSLVPKELWQNKVFTVHSFWTANKHLAKTPYFIEMKNQLKQIGLNIEFVDTDMAYTKFKENDENVLWWTGFDLQTHQPNSNFSYFHEGSFFNNIYPDDPEFRRLYSLTEQETFSNPKPTQRLSQYFTENNIMVVVFNLRNTFLYNKNRIQTFGEQKSSVKLQLTELRLNENNLL is encoded by the coding sequence ATGAAAAAGTTAATTCATAAGAATAGAATAAAATTTATTATCTATATATTAAGTGGTCTAGCTATTTTATTTTTTATCTTAGAAGATAAGGATATTAAAATCTTTATGAATACAAATAATTTTCCCCGCAATGAGACTCTGACAATTTCTTTGAGCGATGTGCAACAAATCCCTTGGGCAACTGCCGATACATATACATTTGAACTTGAAACATTTGGAGCAGCTGTTTTTGGCTCTCTTGTTGAGCTTAACGAAACAGGTATGAAAAGATCAACTCAAAATGATATTTTATTAAAAGAATATGTTTGTGATAGGAATATCTGTCACTTAGAATTAAAAAAAGGAATTTATTTTCACAATAGCCGTGAAGTCAATGCATATGACCTTGAATTCTCCCTCGTGCGTGAGCTTTTTTCTTACGAAAACGATTCCTTTGCTTATTCCATGTTAAAAGATATAGATGGAATAGAGGAGTTTTTTAAGCAAAAAGCAGAAATAAAAAATTATAAAGAATTTGAAAAAATAAAATATCCAACTGGCTATATTAAAGGTATAGAAGTTATAGATAAATATAATATTAAATTTTATTTAAAAAATTATAATAACTATATTGTTCAGACTCTTTCAACTGCATTTTTACCTATTGTGCCGATTGAAGAATTGAAGGAAGATGGTCTTGAGTGGAAGAACTTACCAATCGGTTTTGGACGTTATAAAATCATAAGTTCCGACCTTAAAAAATATCAATTTATGCTTGAACGTGTGAACAGCAATGATGATATTTGTAAATACATCCGTATAGTTTTTGGTCAGCATAAAGATATTGATATTCGAATTGCCACCCAGGATATTCCTTATAACAAAGAACATGAAGATATTTTTAAACTACCCGGTGTGTATGGCAATGGTGGCTTTCTGTTTAATTATAAAACCCGTCTGGGTCAAAATGAAAATTTTAGAAAAGCAATTCATTATGCATTAGATAGAAAAAAAATTGCACAATCGTCTTTGTTTAATGAAATTACTCCTGAAAATCAACTTATTCCTAATTATGGTTTGTTTGTTTTTTATAGAGCTGATGTTCCTATTTCAGAACAAAATATGCAAAAAGCTCTTTATCATTTGAGTCTAGTGCCTAAAGAACTTTGGCAAAATAAAGTTTTTACGGTTCATTCTTTTTGGACGGCAAATAAACATTTAGCTAAAACCCCTTATTTTATTGAGATGAAAAATCAACTAAAACAAATTGGTTTAAATATAGAATTTGTTGACACAGATATGGCTTATACAAAATTTAAAGAAAATGACGAAAATGTTTTGTGGTGGACAGGTTTTGATCTGCAAACACATCAGCCGAACAGTAATTTTTCATATTTCCATGAAGGTTCATTTTTTAACAATATTTATCCTGACGATCCTGAGTTCAGGCGTCTATATTCATTAACTGAACAAGAAACATTTTCAAATCCAAAACCAACACAAAGGTTAAGTCAATACTTTACAGAAAATAATATTATGGTTGTTGTTTTTAATTTACGTAATACTTTTTTATATAATAAAAATAGAATTCAAACTTTTGGAGAACAAAAAAGTTCTGTGAAACTTCAGCTCACAGAACTCAGATTAAATGAAAATAATTTATTATAA